The following DNA comes from Thermoproteota archaeon.
CCGATAAGGATAGATGGAAGTTACGGAGAAGGTGGGGGATCCATACTCAGATACGCCTTATCCCTGTCTGCCGTCACGCTCAAGCCTGTTGAGGTGTACAATATAAGGGCCAAGAGGAAGAAACCAGGACTCAGACCGCAGCATCTCAATGCCGTGATGGCCCTCGCTAAGCTAACGAAAGCGCATGTGGAAGGAGCCAAGGTGGGTTCCACCAGGGTGCTCTTCGTGCCCAAGAATAAGAGAGGGGGATCATTTGAGGTAGACATAGGTACAGCTGGAAGCGTGACTCTCGTGATTCAAGCGTTGCTGCCAGCTTGCCTGACATCTGACAGTGGTGTGAGGTTCCTCATTAGAGGGGGAACGGATGTCCCCATGGCACCTCCCATCGACTATATGAGAGAGGTCTTTCTCCCAAATCTCACCATGATGGGAGCTCGTGCTGAAATTAGATTGATCAGGAGGGGCCATTATCCAAAGGGCGGTGGACTGGTGGAGATGTGGGTGTGGCCATCGGACCTCTCA
Coding sequences within:
- the rtcA gene encoding RNA 3'-terminal phosphate cyclase produces the protein MEPIRIDGSYGEGGGSILRYALSLSAVTLKPVEVYNIRAKRKKPGLRPQHLNAVMALAKLTKAHVEGAKVGSTRVLFVPKNKRGGSFEVDIGTAGSVTLVIQALLPACLTSDSGVRFLIRGGTDVPMAPPIDYMREVFLPNLTMMGARAEIRLIRRGHYPKGGGLVEMWVWPSDLSGLNRVKRNDISLIRGRAHAVKLPNHITRRMIRAASELLEGRGFKVSIEEDWSQDGHLGPGAGIVLWTESKPVIGADDLGERGKPSEAVGKNAATKLLEELDTEMAFDNHSGDMIIPYLAIASGKSRIGISRLTLHAESNIWLVEKFLPVRFRVEGGLNRPSVVEVEGLGV